The sequence below is a genomic window from Rudanella lutea DSM 19387.
AATCGAATCTGGCCTACGCCCGGCAGATGACCCTGCCTATGCACCTGGGCCTGATTGCGTGGCGGCTCGGCGAAACCCTGGAGTGGAATCCCCGCAAAGAGAAGTTCCGGCACAACCGGGCGGCCAATGCGCTGCTCTCCCGCGAAAACCGGAAGGGCTGGGATTTGGTATAGTTCCGCAAATCGGAATTATTTTTTACTTTGCGAACTATTTGCCCCCGTCACTTGTGATCTTAATGCCTTGCTCATGGTCATCATCAGCAAAACAATATTGAATGAGTTTGCCCAACGGCACCCCGATGTCGCCAATGCCCTCAATGAGTGGTATGATATAGTGAGCCGTGCCGATTGGCAATCGTTCGCTGATGTCAGGCAAACGTTTAATCATGCTGATTACGTAGGGGATAAGCGTATTGTTTTCAACCTGAAAGGGAATCAGTATCGTCTGGTAGCCTTGACGTTTTTTTCTGTAAGGACTGTCTATATCAAATTCATCGGTACTCACACAGAGTATGACAGAGTTGATGTTAAAACCATAGACCAAAAAAAGCAATGACAATCACAGACGCCATAGAATGTAGCGCTGCATTTGCTGAATTGGATAAGCTGATTGCCGAAGGCTTCGAGGGAGATAAAGAGCGGGAAGCCCGGTTCTTAGTCCTGGCAAAAGCTATTGAAGCCTACGAAGACAGCATCCCTATTATGCCATTGCCCGTGCCGCCCCCGAAAAATCTGGTGGATATTCTGGAGCACAAAATGTACGAGCAGCGGATGAAACAGCGCGACCTGGCGCGGATTCTTAACGTATCGGAAGCGCGCTTATCGGATGTGCTGTCGGGAAAGCGCAAGCCCAATCTGGATCTGGCAAAACGAATACACTTACGGCTCGGTGTCGACGCTGAGACTGTACTGAGGTTGGCCTAAGAAAGTTTACAGTCTTCAGTTTATAGTTTTCAGTTGCGCAAAGCGGTCTGATCACGCGTTAGCCAACTGTAAACCGTACACTGAAGACTGTAAACCAGAAACTATAAACCATGACAATTGACCTTCGTAGCGATACCGTTACGCAACCGACGCCCGCCATGCGCGAGGCTATGTTTTCGGCCCCGCTGGGCGATGATGTTTTCGGCGACGACCCTACCGTAAATGCGCTGGAGACGAAAGCCGCTGAACTGTTTGGTATGGAGGCTGCCCTGTTCTGCCCCAGCGGAACCATGACCAATCAACTGGCTATTCGAACGCACACACGTCCCGGCGACGAGGTAATCTGCGATCAACTCTCGCACATCTACCTGTACGAGGGGGGCGGTACCATGGCAAATGCGCTGGTGTCGGTGGCCTTGCTGCCGGGTGTGCGCGGTAAACTAACCCCGGAGCTGATTCGCGATGCGGTGAACAACCCCGCCGATCCGCACCGGCCCCTGTCGCGGCTGGTGTCGCTCGAAAACACCATGAACAAAGGGGGCGGCTGTTATTATACCGTGCCCGAAATTGCCGCCATTCAGCAGGTGTGCAAAGACCATAAGCTGGTGCTGCACCTCGACGGGGCCCGGCTCTTTAACGCCCTGATCGAAACCGGCGATAGCCCCGAAGCCTACGGCCAACTGTTCGACTCAATCAGTATTTGCCTCTCGAAGGGGCTGGGGTGCCCGGTGGGCTCACTGCTGCTGGGTAAGCGTGATTTTATCGCGCAGGCGCGTCGGTACCGGAAACTGATGGGGGGCGGCTGGCGGCAGGCTGGTTTTCTGGCGGCCGCGGGCATCTACGCCCTCGATCACCACGTGAACCGGCTTAAAATTGACCACTCCCGCGCCCGCAAAATCGGGGCGATACTCGAAAAACGACCTGAGGTCGAAGAGATTTATCCGATTGACACAAACATCGTTATTTTCCGGTTGCCCGAGTCTATTCTGGCCGCTGACTATGTGGATCAGTTGGCCGAAAAGGGCATCCGGGCGGTTACGTTTGGCAAACACCTGGTTCGGTTTGTGACCCACCTCGACTTCACCGACGAGCACCTGACCGAGCTGGAAAAGCGGCTGGCCGTGTAGCACGTGGTGCGGTGCGTTGATCGCAGAAATGGCCCGTTAGAACGTAAACCCGGCGCGGATAGCTACCCGGTTAAAATCGGCCGATTGGCGCGAACTCCGGTCGGGCTGTTCAATGATGGACCGTTGAAGATAGTACCCACCGCTCAACAGGAAGCTGGTGTTGCGCACAAACGGAAACCGCAAGCCTAACCCGGCTGAGGTGTAGGCCCCACCAATGTAGTTCAGGCCGGGGGTGTCGTTTACGGTTGCGTTGAAACTGTAGCCGCCATCGACGAAATAGAAAGGCACCGGCCCCTGCCGTAGCGAAGGCCCCGACAAGTCGCCCCGGACAGAGGCAAAAAACGGTACAAACGTCTGGGTTGCGTACAGGTCGACCCCGGTGCCGAGGCCAGCGTATAGCCAACGGCTAAACCGAAACCCGTTGATGATGTGAAACGTGATAGCGGCTGTTGTAACGGCCTGCGCCGTTGTGTTGCGAGCCGCCAACGGACCGAGTTCAACAAAAAGACCATAGCCCCGGCTGCGTGTAGTCGGGGCTTTCTCGTGCCGTATGCTCAGGACGTCGGTTTGCGGAAAGACAAACCGGTTGCCATCGCGGGTTTCAATGGTCACGCTGGCGTCTGAAGGGGCCGACAGTAGCCGTCCGCGTAGTACCCAGCCATTACGGAGAGCTAGTACATCGGTTGTTTCGGGGGCGGTTGTTATTTGGGCGTAAACGGTAGAAGTAACAAAAAAGGCAACGAGGAGAGTGAGTACGGGATGGCGCATCGGATTGAGAACAGTGGATAGTTGACATACGGGCGCGGGCGCCCTCGGGTGGCTATTGCTCCAGCCACGCTTTAAACTCGGGGACCCGCTCGCGGCTCACAAACACCTCGTCGTCGGGGGCGGGCTGAAAGTGCAGGCGCAGGCGGCCACCCACGTTGGTCCGAATATCCCGAATAGTGTTGATACGGGCCACTACCTTGCGGTTTACCCGGAAAAACTGCCGGGGGTCGAGCTGCATCTCGAGTTCTTCGAGCGTGTAGTCGATCACATACCGGCGGTTGTCGGTCGAGACGAGGTAAACAATCTTGCCGTCGGCATAGAAGTAGGCCACGTCGTCGGTATTCCGAAACTGGAGGTGGTCACCAAATTTGACCAGAAACCGGGTTTTGTAGGCCCGTGAGAGGTGCGCAATATCGCGGCTCAACTGACGGATCAGATCAGGAGCCAGTACCGGAACCGGCATCAGCCGACTGCGCCATTTATTCAGCGCCCGGCCCAATTGCGTGGGGTCAACGGGTTTGAGCAGGTAGTCGACGCTGTTGACCGAGAAGGCGCGCAGGGCGTACTGATCGTAGGCGGTGGTAAAAATAACCGGACAGTGCACCGACGTGCGGTTGAAGATGCTGAAGCTAAGACCGTCGGAGAGGTGAATATCCAGCAGCAACAAGTCGGGTTGGGGGTGAGTCGCAAACCAGTCGACGGCATCGTCGACCGAATCGAGCGGCCCCAGAATGGTCAGGCTATCGTCGTGCTCCCGGATCAGCTTGGCCAGCCGTTCGGCCGCCAGGTCTTCATCTTCAATCAGCAACACATTCATGGTTTGGAAAGGCGGATCAGTGGAAGAGTAACCCGAAACGTGCCGTCTTGCTGCACCACCGACACGTCGCGTTGCGTAATAAACCGATACCGTTGGCTAATGTTTCTGAGGCCCACCCGCGTAGAGCCCTCGACTTCGGTTTTGGGCTGTACATTGTTGGTTACCACTAAGCCGGGCGAATCTTCGACCGAGACGTTGATAGTAAGCGGGCGATTGTGGGAGCTTATGTTGTGTTTGATGGCATTTTCCAGCACCATTTGCAGGGCCGCCGGCACAATGTAGTAGTGGCGGTACGGCTCCGGTACGTTTAGCTGAATACGTAGACCCCCATTGAAACGGGTTTTGAGCAGATAGCTGTACGATTCAAGAAACTGCATCTCCTCGCTGAGCGATACCAGTTCGCGGTTGCTCTGATCGAGCACGTGCCGGTACACGTTGGACAACTGCTGAATAAACTCCTTGGCCGAAGCAGGGTCTTTGTCGACCAGCGAACTCAGTACGTTGAAGTTGTTGAACAAAAAATGCGGATTCACCTGCGCTTTCAACGCCTGGAGTTCGGCCTGAACGGTGGTTTTTTTCAACTGTTCGGCCTCCAGCTGCGACTGGCGGTACTGACGAAACAGAAACTCGACAGCGTTCAGGATATTAATAAACAGGTTGACCCGGTAGCCAAACACCAGGCACAGCTTAAACACCAGCACGAGGTTGGTGAGGCTATGCCCCTCGAAGGCCCCGCCCACAAACCACACGATTGGCACAATCACAACCAGCACCAGCAGCAGGCTCAATACAAAATGGATGAGCAGCGGATGCCAGGGCCACGGCCACCGACGTTGCGCGGCCGGAATTCCCCGACTCAACAGATGATTGCCCTCCCAGATAAGCCAGACAATAGCCAGCACAACCCCGGCCGCTACCCAGTTGGGAGCCGTAATCTGATAGCGGGGCAGGGTGTCGAGAAAATGTAGATTCAGGTACGAGTAGCCTGCCAGCAAGGCTACAAACAAGTACCGGTAACGATGCGCAAACATGGTGGATAAGGAGTGCTCTAAAAAGCAGGCAATAAGCTACTTTGTTTGCCAGCGCCTAAAAAGGGAATACCACCCCCACGGCGGAGGGTGGCATTACCTGTTGAAGGTGCGAATAGAACTTAGGGAAGAAGAACGCGGTCGATTACGTGCACAACCCCGTTGAGCGTGGGCACGTTGGCGATCACCACGTTGGAGGCCATGGCGTTGCTACGGCCTTTTACCTGTACACCACTACCCGAAACGGTGGTGCGGAGCGTTGCCCCGTTGAGGGTCGGTACGTCGGCGTTGTTGGGTACATTGGGCGAGTACACCTGCTGCCCCAACACGTGGTAGGTCAGGATATTGGTCAGCACGGCCGGGTCGGCGGCACGAATGGCGTCGATGGTAGCGAAACCTGCATCGATAAAAGCCTGGTTGGTGGGCGCAAATACCGTGAGCAGCGGGGTTGTACCCAATACGCGCTGCACGTCTACCGATCCTTGCGAAGCCCGTTGCACGGCTGCCACCAGATACGTCAGGTTGGGGTTGCCCGCAGCTACTTCGACAATGTTACCGGCCGGTGGCAACAATACGCTGTTGAGGATATGAATAACCCCGTTGGAGGCCAGCACATCGGCCTGCGCCACAGGAATCCCGTTGACGGTAACGCCCATGCCGCGACGGGTTACGTGAAACTGCGGAGAAATAAGTGTGTTGAAGCCTACTTCGACCTCCGGGAAAATATCCGAGAAAAACCGATTGCCGGGAATAACGTGGTAGCCCAGAATCCGGCGCAGAGCCGGAATGGGCGCGCTATTGATGGCGGCTTCGTTGGGGAAGCCGGCCGCCCGGAAGGCGTCGTCGGTAGGGGCAAACACGGTGAAATCGCCGGGGTTGCTCAGCGTACCTGCCAGGCCGGCCCGGATCACGGCGGCTTCGAGCAGGGTATGAACCGGACTGTTGATTACGATTTCGGCCAGGCTTTGGGTACCTACGCGGGCTGCACCCTGACGGGTGGGGCGAAGGTCGGCAGCGGGTTCGCGCTCACAGCTGCTTAGTGGTAATAACAGGCCCGTGAAGACTATGGCAATGACAAACGTGAAGGTTTTTTTCATGGCTACTCCTATGTTGAAGAATGTGGTAAAAAAATAGACAATCACGGCTATAACCGGCCCGCCTAAACGCTTGTCGGGCCGCGGGGAGTGAATGGACAAAACAAAGGAGTAAACCGCTCAAAGCAGGGTGTAAACCGGGGTAAAACCTCAGCCCGTTCGGAACCACCGACAAGCCTACAGTGGTTAGTAAAGGCATGTAGCTCTGGCGAGCCGACAGCGATTGACAAACGACCGACACGTATGCGCATTGATACCCGAAACTTACGGAGAGAAGATTACGCCGACCTGAAAGAGGCCATGATTGAGTCATACAGTGGCATCGGGGGCGATTATTGGGAGAAAAACCTCATCGACAAGCTGCTGCGGGTGTTTCCGGAAGGGCAGTTGTGCGTGGAGGTCGACGATAAAGTGGTGGCCTGCGCGCTCGCTATCCGGGTAAAGTATTCTGATTTTGGCGATAACCACACCTACGAGGAAATAACGGGCGGCTATACCTTCAGCACGAACAACCCCAAGGGCGATTGGCTTTACGGTATCGAGGTGTTTGTGCATCCCGATTACCGCGATTTACGGCTCGGCCGACGCCTGTACGACGCCCGCAAGGAGCTGTGCGAGCAACTGAACCTGAAGGGTATTATGGCTGGGGGCCGGATTCCGAATTACGCCAGCTACGCCGACAAACTCTCTCCCCGCGACTACATCGCCAAGGTCCGGCAAAAGGAAATTTACGACCCCACGCTCAGTTTTCAGCTCTCCAACGACTTTCACGTGAAGAAAGTCCTGCGCGGCTATCTGCCCGGCGATACCGAGTCGAAAGAGTTCGCGACCCTGTTGGAGTGGAACAACATTTACTACGTGGATGAGAAGAAAAAACGCTCTCATTCCGATGCCATTATCCGGCTGGGGGTGGTGCAGTGGCAGATGCGCCATTTCCCGACGCTTGAAGCGTTTTTCGATCAGGTTGAGTTCTTTGTGGATGTAGTGAGCGATTACAAGGCCGATTTTCTGGTGTTGCCTGAGTTTTTTAACACACCCCTGATGGCCGAGTTCCGAGATATGCCCGAGCCCAAAGCCATTCGGAAACTGGCCGAGTACACCGAGGAGGTTCGCGAACGGCTGGTGAAGTTTGCGATCTCGTACAATGTCAATATCGTGGGGGGGTCTATGCCGCTCATGGACGACGGGAAGCTGTACAACGTGGCTTATCTATGCCGTCGCGACGGTACCTGCGAGGAATACCGTAAAATTCATATCACGCCCAACGAGGTGAAGTACTACGGCATGGTGGGTGGCAACGAGGTGCGGGTGTTTGATACCGACTGCGGTAAAATCGGGATGATGATCTGCTACGATGTCGAATTTCCGGAACTGGGGCGGATTCTGGCGGCTCAGGGGGCCCAGATTCTATTTGTGCCGTTTCTGACCGATACCCAGAATGGCTACTATCGCGTGCGGAACTGTGCTCAGGCGCGGGCCATCGAAAACGAGTGTTACGTGGCTATTTCGGGTTGCGTGGGTAACCTGCCCAACGTACCCAATACCGATATTCACTACGCGCAGTCGGCGGTATTTACGCCCTCTGACTTCCAGTTTCCCAACAACGCGGTCAAAGCCGAAGCGACCACCAACACCGAGATGGTACTCTTCGCCGACGTCGACCTGTCGCTGCTGAAAGAGTTGCACGAATACGGATCGGTGCAGAACCTCAAAGATCGCCGACCCGATTTGTACGAAGTAAGCCTGAAGAAGGCATCCCGGCGCACGGCCAAAAAAGCCTCACACGATAACGACCCTGAATACGTTGCGCCCATTCAGATTGTAACGCCGTAAACGATGACATCTTGCCGGAGCGGTCTTAATCGTGTAAAAAAAACAGGGCTACCCAGCGGGTAGACCTGTTGCGTTGAGTCTACTGGCGGACCGCCCGGAATACCTCCAGCGGGCGGTCGGTACTCATGATATCGGCTCCGTTTTGGGCCCATTCCTTGTAGAGGCCGTCGCCTTTGGTGGCGGCCTGCTTGTCGAGGTTACCCAGCGTACCCAGAATACAGGCGATACCTTTGGCGTGCAGAAACTCGTACAGCGCTTTGTCGGGTTCGCGGACGCCCACAAACGCCACCATCCGGTTGTCGGGAATGTCCAGCTCGCGTAGCCGGTCGTACTCGGCCTGATTCCGAATAGTCACCGAAATCATCAGTTCGGGGGCCATCTTGTGGAGCCGGGCCGCATCGGCCGCATTGTAGGTGATAACGGCCGCAATGTCGCCCGTACCCGTTTGCCGAACCATGTTCACCACTTTGTCGAAGCTCACGTTGCGCTTTACATCGAGGGTGAAATAAACACCCGCCTTGCGGCCCCAGCGGAGTACTTCTTCCAGCTTCGGAATTTTGTATGGGGTAGGCGTCCCCAGATTATCCTCGAGCCGGTACTGCTGAATCTGCGCGTAGGTCTGCTCAATCAGTTTGCCGGTACCGGTGGTGGTGCGGTCGAGGGTAGCATCGTGCATCATGACCAGTACACTGTCTTTGGTCAGGTCGATGTCGCACTCAATGATGGCTGGGGCTTCCCGCGTCCCGATTTGCCGGGCCACATACGCAAACGATTCGATGCAGTTTTCGGGGTACCCCTTCAGATCGCCCCCGCCCCGGTGTACCGAGATGCGGGCCGTTTGGCCGGGTTTGTAGGTAAAAAACTCATAAGCCCCATTGCCCGGTGTGCGCAGGCTTGCCTTGGGAGTACAGGTTACCAGCGAAACGGCCAGCAGGGTAAAAAGAAAGGTATTTTTCATAGCAAATAAATTCAAACACACCCATCAAAGTTCAGAGTTTGTCCCGCTGCCGGATGCTGTACTCGTCTTTGGGAAATAGATCCGTATTGATTTCGGGACCTACCGGTACGTTGCCCGGCAGGGTACGCGTGTGCGATTGATATTTGGCCAGTAACCCCCAGAGATCAATTCCTGCCGAGCGGTAATGGGCTTGTGTGTAGGGGCTTTCGATCCGCTGCCGAATGGCCGCCCAGTCGACCTTAATAGGCTCATTACTACCAATCAACACCAGTTGGTCAACGTACACCACGTACGGGAATACCGACTGAAACGTGTTGCGAATGCGGGTGGTGGGTGCCCACGTAACCGCGTAGCCACCCGGCCGGAGCCGCGACCGCAGCAACTGAAAATACTCGCGGGAGTACACATTACCCGAAAAGGCCGACGACGGCCGGAGCGCATCGGCCTCGATCACGTCGTAGCGCTCGTCGCTGTGTTGCAGGGCGTAGCGGCCATCGCGAAAGATCAGTCGTAACCGCTTGTCGATGAGTAAATTGTTTACGGCGCTATCGTTGGCTTCGGCACCGTAGTCGGCCACAATCTGGGCTTGGTTGCTCACAATCTCGAAGCAGTCGATTCGGCGGGTTTCGGCCCGGCCGGCCATGCCGTGCACCGTTCCGCCCGACCCCAGCCCGATTACGGCGACCCGCTCAGGGTTGGGGTGAATCATGACGGGCAAGGCTCCCAGCAGGGTGTGTACCGGGTCGATGGAGAAGGGCAGGCCACTTTGCCCCAGCCCATTCACAAACACCACACCCGATTTATGATTGGGCAGCAGTTTGATAACCGATACGCCAGATGCGTTCTCGTTGAACAGGATGTCTTCGGGTACATCAACGCCGTTGAGCCGTTGCCAGAATCGGGTATTGTCGGGAATGAGCAGCAGGGCAAGGACCTGCGCTACCGTCAGCACCGAAACGGCCAGCGTGTTGAGGTGTTTCCGGGCAAACAGGACGAAGCCGTACACCACGCCCAGCCCCGCAATCAGTTTGAGCAGGGCCGCTGTGCCCAACACCGGAAACCCGATCCAGGTAACCCACCACGCCCCAATAGCCGAACCAACAATGTTGACAAACTGAAGCCAGCCGACCTTACGGCCTACTTCCTCGAACCGATCCTGAATAAGCGATTGCGATACGGCAAAGCTCAGGCCCATCAGAAACGTAGGTACAAAGAGCAAAAATAGCGGCATGAGCCCGTAGGTGAAAACGGCAAAACCCGGCGACAGAACCGGCTCGCCACTTTTGAAATACTGCCACAGAAAATCGAGCGACGGTACCCGGCCAATGGCGTTGACAAACACCCCGACAGAGGCCGCCGTGTACACGTACAAAACGGTTTGCGCCCACAAAAACAGCCGCTCCCGCGAGGCCGGGGCCTTAAAACGAGCGTTGCGGCCCAGCCCCACGCCAACCAGCGTGCCGAGGGCCATGGAGCCAAGGTACACCGCCAGTAACACCGAGAACG
It includes:
- a CDS encoding LytR/AlgR family response regulator transcription factor, with translation MNVLLIEDEDLAAERLAKLIREHDDSLTILGPLDSVDDAVDWFATHPQPDLLLLDIHLSDGLSFSIFNRTSVHCPVIFTTAYDQYALRAFSVNSVDYLLKPVDPTQLGRALNKWRSRLMPVPVLAPDLIRQLSRDIAHLSRAYKTRFLVKFGDHLQFRNTDDVAYFYADGKIVYLVSTDNRRYVIDYTLEELEMQLDPRQFFRVNRKVVARINTIRDIRTNVGGRLRLHFQPAPDDEVFVSRERVPEFKAWLEQ
- a CDS encoding bifunctional GNAT family N-acetyltransferase/carbon-nitrogen hydrolase family protein; amino-acid sequence: MRIDTRNLRREDYADLKEAMIESYSGIGGDYWEKNLIDKLLRVFPEGQLCVEVDDKVVACALAIRVKYSDFGDNHTYEEITGGYTFSTNNPKGDWLYGIEVFVHPDYRDLRLGRRLYDARKELCEQLNLKGIMAGGRIPNYASYADKLSPRDYIAKVRQKEIYDPTLSFQLSNDFHVKKVLRGYLPGDTESKEFATLLEWNNIYYVDEKKKRSHSDAIIRLGVVQWQMRHFPTLEAFFDQVEFFVDVVSDYKADFLVLPEFFNTPLMAEFRDMPEPKAIRKLAEYTEEVRERLVKFAISYNVNIVGGSMPLMDDGKLYNVAYLCRRDGTCEEYRKIHITPNEVKYYGMVGGNEVRVFDTDCGKIGMMICYDVEFPELGRILAAQGAQILFVPFLTDTQNGYYRVRNCAQARAIENECYVAISGCVGNLPNVPNTDIHYAQSAVFTPSDFQFPNNAVKAEATTNTEMVLFADVDLSLLKELHEYGSVQNLKDRRPDLYEVSLKKASRRTAKKASHDNDPEYVAPIQIVTP
- a CDS encoding spermine synthase, with protein sequence MKNSTHPSRSSLFFLYALFFLSGFAALLYQVIWQRLIVFYTGSDTVSISLIVSAFMTGLGLGYLVGGRLSDRASAARNLRYFLLAEAGIMGFAALSKWVLYDVLYVNNPVDSSSPVVMYVVVFLVLLLPTFLMGFSLPALSRGFRFSDGPAQARYISLLYFVNTLGAAVGAFITGFVLVRQMGYESAIWVGVLFNGLCVVGAWGMGRGGWSTETETATIQTDVATEPMRFTPALTVWSVQYLISGLAALSLELIWFRVLETLIKSVSLTFSVLLAVYLGSMALGTLVGVGLGRNARFKAPASRERLFLWAQTVLYVYTAASVGVFVNAIGRVPSLDFLWQYFKSGEPVLSPGFAVFTYGLMPLFLLFVPTFLMGLSFAVSQSLIQDRFEEVGRKVGWLQFVNIVGSAIGAWWVTWIGFPVLGTAALLKLIAGLGVVYGFVLFARKHLNTLAVSVLTVAQVLALLLIPDNTRFWQRLNGVDVPEDILFNENASGVSVIKLLPNHKSGVVFVNGLGQSGLPFSIDPVHTLLGALPVMIHPNPERVAVIGLGSGGTVHGMAGRAETRRIDCFEIVSNQAQIVADYGAEANDSAVNNLLIDKRLRLIFRDGRYALQHSDERYDVIEADALRPSSAFSGNVYSREYFQLLRSRLRPGGYAVTWAPTTRIRNTFQSVFPYVVYVDQLVLIGSNEPIKVDWAAIRQRIESPYTQAHYRSAGIDLWGLLAKYQSHTRTLPGNVPVGPEINTDLFPKDEYSIRQRDKL
- a CDS encoding glycerophosphodiester phosphodiesterase family protein; translated protein: MKNTFLFTLLAVSLVTCTPKASLRTPGNGAYEFFTYKPGQTARISVHRGGGDLKGYPENCIESFAYVARQIGTREAPAIIECDIDLTKDSVLVMMHDATLDRTTTGTGKLIEQTYAQIQQYRLEDNLGTPTPYKIPKLEEVLRWGRKAGVYFTLDVKRNVSFDKVVNMVRQTGTGDIAAVITYNAADAARLHKMAPELMISVTIRNQAEYDRLRELDIPDNRMVAFVGVREPDKALYEFLHAKGIACILGTLGNLDKQAATKGDGLYKEWAQNGADIMSTDRPLEVFRAVRQ
- a CDS encoding fasciclin domain-containing protein, which produces MKKTFTFVIAIVFTGLLLPLSSCEREPAADLRPTRQGAARVGTQSLAEIVINSPVHTLLEAAVIRAGLAGTLSNPGDFTVFAPTDDAFRAAGFPNEAAINSAPIPALRRILGYHVIPGNRFFSDIFPEVEVGFNTLISPQFHVTRRGMGVTVNGIPVAQADVLASNGVIHILNSVLLPPAGNIVEVAAGNPNLTYLVAAVQRASQGSVDVQRVLGTTPLLTVFAPTNQAFIDAGFATIDAIRAADPAVLTNILTYHVLGQQVYSPNVPNNADVPTLNGATLRTTVSGSGVQVKGRSNAMASNVVIANVPTLNGVVHVIDRVLLP
- a CDS encoding sensor histidine kinase, with translation MFAHRYRYLFVALLAGYSYLNLHFLDTLPRYQITAPNWVAAGVVLAIVWLIWEGNHLLSRGIPAAQRRWPWPWHPLLIHFVLSLLLVLVVIVPIVWFVGGAFEGHSLTNLVLVFKLCLVFGYRVNLFINILNAVEFLFRQYRQSQLEAEQLKKTTVQAELQALKAQVNPHFLFNNFNVLSSLVDKDPASAKEFIQQLSNVYRHVLDQSNRELVSLSEEMQFLESYSYLLKTRFNGGLRIQLNVPEPYRHYYIVPAALQMVLENAIKHNISSHNRPLTINVSVEDSPGLVVTNNVQPKTEVEGSTRVGLRNISQRYRFITQRDVSVVQQDGTFRVTLPLIRLSKP
- a CDS encoding threonine aldolase family protein translates to MTIDLRSDTVTQPTPAMREAMFSAPLGDDVFGDDPTVNALETKAAELFGMEAALFCPSGTMTNQLAIRTHTRPGDEVICDQLSHIYLYEGGGTMANALVSVALLPGVRGKLTPELIRDAVNNPADPHRPLSRLVSLENTMNKGGGCYYTVPEIAAIQQVCKDHKLVLHLDGARLFNALIETGDSPEAYGQLFDSISICLSKGLGCPVGSLLLGKRDFIAQARRYRKLMGGGWRQAGFLAAAGIYALDHHVNRLKIDHSRARKIGAILEKRPEVEEIYPIDTNIVIFRLPESILAADYVDQLAEKGIRAVTFGKHLVRFVTHLDFTDEHLTELEKRLAV
- a CDS encoding helix-turn-helix domain-containing protein gives rise to the protein MDKLIAEGFEGDKEREARFLVLAKAIEAYEDSIPIMPLPVPPPKNLVDILEHKMYEQRMKQRDLARILNVSEARLSDVLSGKRKPNLDLAKRIHLRLGVDAETVLRLA
- a CDS encoding type II toxin-antitoxin system HigB family toxin, with protein sequence MVIISKTILNEFAQRHPDVANALNEWYDIVSRADWQSFADVRQTFNHADYVGDKRIVFNLKGNQYRLVALTFFSVRTVYIKFIGTHTEYDRVDVKTIDQKKQ